Within Ipomoea triloba cultivar NCNSP0323 chromosome 9, ASM357664v1, the genomic segment ccatGTGCATTCTTTAATGTAAAATTGGAAATTTTGTTTTCTGTCAAAATGATAAGCTCCTAATGATGGTTTATAGCATTATGCTTTCCTATTCTGAGGTTCTGAGCTTATCCTGTCTGACTGCAGCATCGCTGAGGACAAAGTTATATTCCCTGTTGTAGACACAGAGTTGTCTTTTGCCCAGGAGCAtgcagaagaagaaaatgagtttGATAAGCTCAGGCCCTCATAGAAAACATTCAGAATGCTGGAGCTAACTCACCTTCTACTAAATTTTATTCGAAGTTATGCTCTCATGCTGATCATATAATGGAGATAATAGAGAAGCACTTCCACAATGAGGAAGTTCAGGTGAGTGATTGTCTGATTGCTGCTTACATACTTTTGGTGTATTGTAGCTCAAGTTTTCCAAAAGATGGATAAGTTTCCTCTCATAACTGTTTTTGAAGGCTGTGAGAGAAAGCATGACTTATCTATGGACTATGACTCTATGAGTTCTCTGCTATCTATTAAGATTTTCTTTTCCATAGAAAACCATTTACAAATGGTGATATTTTCCTTCTTGCATTAATAATACGAGTAAATTTTGTTTCCTGTccattttgattttgaaaattgaaattctaaattaattacttatttttgTCACTACACCTGCAATAGGTTCTTCCGCTTGCACGAAAACATTTTAGCCCAAAAAGGCAGCGGGAACTACTTTTTCAGAGCTTGTGTGTGATGCCACTTAGACTGATTGAATGCGTCTTACCGTGGTTAGTAGGATCACTAAATGAGGAGGATGCAAGGTCTTTTCTGCACAATATACATATGGCAGGTACTGTGTTTTTTCTTACCATTCTTTAGTTAGTATCTATTACTATTATGCCTTGTTGAAGAGGATCCACGTTGCCTTTCTCATTTTGTATCTGATGCAGCTCTGGCATCAGACACTGCGTTGGTAACACTTTTCACTGGTTGGGCATGCAAAGGCCGTACAGGAGATACTTGCTTGTCTTCTAATGCAACAGGTTGCTGTCCTGATGAAGAACTGTAAGGAAATCAAGATTGTATAGGCCGATGTTTTTGTGCCAGAAGTGAATCTTTCTCATATGCCCAAGAGGATTGCCAGGAAAGATGTTCAAGTTCCACTTTAGGAGAGAGATGTGATCCTTCTGGAACATGAATTGgtatgttattttttatttgtttttttttatttgccgAGTTATAAACTTTTACTGCTTATTTTATCTGCCTTATGAGTTATAAACTTTACTTTTACATACCTTTTACTACTTATTTTATCTCAGAAGCTTGAGCATGTAGGATATAATtctattttaactaatttaagtGTTATTGTCCCTTAAGCAGTGTGATTTAATCCCTTGTAGGCTATGCCTTGGTGCATGATCAGACCATGGCAAAAAGACAGGTGGTTTTTATGCATGCAATCGCTATGAAGCAGCAAAGCACAGGGGAGTGGTATGTCCAAAATTATGTTTGGTCAATTTTGGATGTCTCATACGTTTGTTTTCTGGGTCGTTTAATGCATTGATATTGAGTTAGTTGATGATGCTTAATTTAGTTACCAACTTTTGTTTTGCCTATTATTGATTATAGTATGATGAATCTGAAAGGAGGAGAGAGATGTCCAAAAATTCCTTGGACTAGAGTACTAGACTAgtatttggttgtaatttcattcTCTC encodes:
- the LOC116030434 gene encoding zinc finger protein BRUTUS-like, with the protein product MEIIEKHFHNEEVQVLPLARKHFSPKRQRELLFQSLCVMPLRLIECVLPWLVGSLNEEDARSFLHNIHMAALASDTALVTLFTGWACKGRTGDTCLSSNATGCCPDEEL